The following are encoded together in the Kwoniella europaea PYCC6329 chromosome 1, complete sequence genome:
- a CDS encoding mitochondrial import inner membrane translocase subunit TIM9, protein MDFSQFNGAEQAHMTKVIEKKQMQDFMKLYSGLVERCFNACAQDFTSKALTTNESTCVQNCTDKFLKHSERVGARFAEHNAEQMQGK, encoded by the exons ATGGATTTCTCACAATTCAACGGTGCCGAACAAGCTCATATGACAAAGGTCATTGAGaagaagcag ATGCAAGATTTCATGAAACTCTATTCGGGATTGGTAGAAAGGTGCTTTAACGCTTGTGCTCAGGATTTCACTTCGAAGGCACTGACTAcgaacgag TCAACATGCGTTCAAAATTGTACAGATAAATTCTTGAAACATTCCGAACGGGTTGGTGCAAGGTTTGCTGAACATAATGCTG AACAAATGCAAGGTAAATAA